From the genome of Variovorax sp. RA8, one region includes:
- the acuI gene encoding acrylyl-CoA reductase (NADPH), with amino-acid sequence MGVFKAILLERREERFDASLRNLDDSALPDFDVTLRVEYSSLNYKDALAITNRGPVVRHWPMVPGIDGAGVVEHSRHPEFSAGDRVILNGWGAGEQHWGCLAERARLKGEWLVPMPDRLDARTAMAVGTAGYTAMLCVQALERHRVRPDDGEILVTGASGGVGSVAISLLAGRGFRVVASTGRAAEADYLKRIGAAEVVDRATLSSPGKPLGKERWAGVVDSVGSHTLVNACATTRYGGVVTACGLAQGMDMPGTVAPFILRGVTLVGVDSVMAPRADRLSAWQRLSQELDRERLALITHEIPLASTLDAAPALLAGSVRGRTVVNVRA; translated from the coding sequence ATGGGCGTGTTCAAGGCCATATTGCTGGAGCGTCGCGAGGAGCGATTCGATGCTTCGCTGCGCAATCTAGACGACTCGGCACTGCCCGATTTCGACGTGACGCTGCGGGTCGAATATTCGTCGCTCAACTACAAGGACGCGCTGGCGATCACGAACCGCGGCCCCGTGGTGCGCCATTGGCCGATGGTGCCGGGCATCGACGGCGCAGGGGTCGTCGAGCACAGCCGTCATCCCGAGTTCTCGGCCGGCGACCGCGTGATCCTCAACGGCTGGGGTGCCGGCGAGCAGCACTGGGGCTGCCTGGCCGAGCGCGCTCGACTCAAGGGCGAATGGCTCGTGCCGATGCCCGATCGGCTGGATGCGCGCACCGCCATGGCCGTGGGCACCGCGGGATACACGGCCATGCTCTGCGTCCAGGCGCTGGAACGCCATCGCGTGCGCCCGGACGATGGCGAGATCCTCGTGACCGGCGCCTCGGGCGGCGTTGGCAGCGTGGCGATCAGTCTGCTTGCCGGCCGTGGTTTCCGCGTGGTCGCATCCACCGGCCGCGCTGCCGAAGCGGACTACCTCAAGCGCATCGGCGCAGCGGAAGTGGTCGACCGCGCAACGCTTTCCTCTCCGGGCAAGCCGCTCGGCAAGGAGCGTTGGGCCGGGGTGGTCGATTCGGTGGGCAGCCACACCCTGGTGAATGCCTGCGCCACCACCCGCTATGGCGGTGTGGTCACGGCCTGCGGCCTGGCGCAGGGCATGGACATGCCCGGCACGGTGGCGCCCTTCATCCTGCGCGGCGTGACCCTTGTCGGCGTCGATTCGGTGATGGCGCCGCGCGCAGATCGGCTGAGCGCCTGGCAGCGGCTGTCGCAGGAACTCGACCGCGAGCGGCTGGCCCTGATCACGCACGAGATCCCGCTGGCCTCGACGCTCGACGCCGCGCCCGCGCTGCTTGCGGGCAGCGTGCGCGGCCGCACCGTCGTGAACGTGCGTGCCTGA
- a CDS encoding acetate--CoA ligase family protein, whose protein sequence is MHAPFSDAVPLRDLTPLMRPASVAVLGASPRPDSFGNSVVKNLLAAGYGGSIYPIHPSAAEVEGLRCFADLQDLPEAPDCAVVALPADKVLPALSQAARRGLRAAVIFASGFAELGEAGRALQAELAELCARTGLLVCGPNCLGLANLHDRISLYSAPLPEPLRVGGVAIASHSGSGCIALAGVGRFGLSHLVSVGNAAVLDVDDYLGFFADDPNTRVAALFMESVRHPARFLEAAARMRAAGKQVVVLKVGRSAQGAAATAAHTGSLAGSHAAAVDFFRRAGVVLVEDMDEMVETCALMVESARRPAGDGLAVINVSGGEVALTCDLAQAAGLRFPPLAATTLDALRACLPAFATPSNPLDATGAAVFDMTMYARAVDALLEDPGVALLAVSQDCPVSLGAQGAQTYRAIAAATAAAAARTDKPIAFYSNVGGGLHPHAIEPLAGSGVAALQGARAALVAMRHFIDWHLWQPPLAPGDVAVLEADAAWSDRLASGQALSEHEAKRFLEAHGIRTTREARAADAEQAVQAAEAIGFPVVMKIDSPDIPHKTEAGGVRLALRTQAEVRAAFGEMLATVRERMPAARVDGVLIQEMVHGGVEMIAGLSRQAPFGHAVVAGSGGVWVELVRDSSLALSPVDAPRATALVGSTRAARLLDGFRGAAPADRRAFEALIVRLSQIGSAYADYIEAIDLNPVAVLAQGEGVRVLDALVELRAPAFHP, encoded by the coding sequence ATGCACGCTCCTTTCTCCGACGCCGTGCCTCTGCGCGATCTCACCCCCTTGATGCGCCCGGCCTCCGTGGCCGTGCTGGGCGCTTCGCCGCGGCCGGATTCCTTCGGCAACTCGGTGGTGAAGAACCTGCTCGCCGCGGGCTATGGGGGCAGCATCTACCCGATCCATCCCTCGGCTGCCGAGGTGGAAGGGCTGCGCTGTTTCGCCGACCTGCAGGATCTGCCCGAGGCACCCGACTGCGCCGTGGTCGCGTTGCCGGCGGACAAGGTGTTGCCCGCGCTGTCGCAGGCCGCCCGGCGCGGCCTCCGTGCGGCGGTGATCTTCGCCAGCGGTTTTGCCGAACTGGGCGAGGCCGGTCGCGCGCTGCAGGCCGAGCTGGCCGAGCTGTGCGCGCGCACCGGGCTGCTGGTGTGCGGGCCCAACTGCCTGGGGCTCGCCAATCTGCACGACCGCATCTCGCTCTACAGCGCACCGTTGCCGGAACCGCTGCGGGTGGGCGGTGTCGCCATTGCGTCGCATTCGGGCTCGGGCTGCATTGCCCTGGCCGGGGTCGGCCGCTTCGGGCTGAGCCACCTCGTGTCGGTCGGCAATGCGGCCGTGCTCGACGTGGACGACTACCTCGGCTTCTTTGCCGACGATCCGAACACGCGGGTGGCCGCGCTCTTCATGGAATCGGTCCGGCATCCCGCGCGCTTCCTGGAAGCCGCGGCGCGCATGCGTGCGGCAGGCAAGCAGGTGGTGGTACTGAAGGTCGGGCGTTCGGCGCAGGGCGCGGCCGCCACGGCTGCGCACACTGGCTCGCTGGCGGGCTCGCACGCGGCGGCCGTGGACTTCTTTCGCCGGGCCGGCGTGGTGCTGGTCGAGGACATGGACGAGATGGTCGAGACTTGCGCGCTCATGGTCGAGTCGGCCAGGCGGCCGGCAGGCGATGGTCTCGCCGTGATCAACGTCAGTGGCGGCGAGGTGGCGCTCACCTGCGACCTGGCGCAGGCGGCGGGGCTTCGCTTCCCGCCGCTCGCTGCGACCACGCTCGATGCCTTGCGCGCCTGCCTGCCGGCCTTCGCCACGCCGAGCAATCCGCTGGATGCCACCGGCGCGGCGGTCTTCGACATGACGATGTATGCACGGGCCGTCGACGCCCTGCTCGAGGACCCGGGCGTCGCACTGCTGGCCGTCTCGCAGGATTGCCCGGTGAGCCTGGGCGCCCAGGGGGCGCAGACGTACCGGGCCATCGCCGCCGCGACAGCCGCCGCGGCCGCACGGACGGACAAGCCGATCGCCTTCTACAGCAATGTGGGCGGTGGCTTGCACCCGCACGCCATCGAGCCACTGGCGGGCAGCGGCGTGGCCGCGCTGCAAGGCGCGCGGGCTGCGTTGGTGGCGATGCGGCACTTCATCGATTGGCATCTCTGGCAGCCGCCCCTCGCGCCCGGGGATGTCGCCGTGCTCGAAGCCGATGCGGCATGGTCCGATCGACTCGCCAGCGGACAGGCGCTCTCGGAGCACGAGGCCAAGCGCTTCCTCGAGGCGCATGGCATCCGCACCACCCGCGAAGCGCGCGCCGCGGACGCGGAGCAGGCCGTGCAGGCAGCGGAAGCGATCGGCTTTCCCGTCGTTATGAAGATCGATTCGCCGGACATTCCCCACAAGACCGAGGCCGGCGGCGTGCGCCTGGCGCTGCGTACGCAAGCGGAGGTGCGCGCTGCATTCGGCGAGATGCTGGCGACGGTGCGCGAGCGCATGCCCGCGGCGCGCGTCGACGGTGTGCTGATCCAGGAGATGGTGCACGGCGGCGTCGAGATGATCGCCGGGTTGTCGCGCCAGGCGCCCTTCGGCCATGCGGTGGTCGCGGGCTCGGGTGGCGTGTGGGTCGAGCTGGTGCGCGACAGCAGTCTCGCGCTGTCGCCGGTCGATGCGCCGCGCGCCACTGCGCTGGTGGGCAGCACGCGTGCCGCACGGCTGCTCGACGGATTCCGTGGCGCCGCGCCGGCGGATCGCCGGGCCTTCGAGGCGCTGATCGTGCGCCTGTCGCAGATCGGCAGCGCCTACGCCGACTACATCGAGGCCATCGACCTCAATCCCGTTGCCGTACTCGCCCAGGGCGAAGGCGTGCGAGTGCTGGACGCGCTCGTCGAGCTCCGGGCCCCAGCCTTCCATCCATGA
- a CDS encoding enoyl-CoA hydratase/isomerase family protein: MNYRCISVSVDRWIATLTLNRPEKMNALDDDILLEMQHALDALEQDESVRALIITGEGRAFCAGFDLSPREEPLTTVKDWRDHVKLGNDTWFRIWRSRLPVVAAVNGYCLGGGCDLSMVCDITIASDKAEFGEPEIQFQSAPPFAIMPWVLGMKKTKELLLTGDRIGAEEAVRIGLANRVVPAANLMQEAQRLALKLAMIPPPAMQLNKQGLNRAYDLRGFQSTVDLGAEIFTLVLMSESQESRDFFEVAAKQGLKAAFKWRDARFALAGETVA; encoded by the coding sequence ATGAACTACCGATGCATCAGCGTGTCCGTCGACCGCTGGATCGCGACCCTCACGCTCAACCGTCCCGAGAAGATGAATGCGCTCGACGACGACATCCTGCTGGAGATGCAGCATGCACTCGATGCGCTGGAGCAGGACGAATCGGTGCGCGCACTGATCATCACCGGCGAAGGCCGCGCCTTCTGCGCCGGTTTCGACCTGAGCCCGCGCGAAGAGCCCCTGACCACCGTCAAGGACTGGCGCGACCACGTGAAGCTCGGCAACGACACCTGGTTTCGCATCTGGCGCTCGCGCCTGCCGGTGGTCGCGGCGGTCAACGGCTATTGCCTGGGCGGCGGCTGCGACCTGTCGATGGTGTGCGACATCACGATCGCCTCCGACAAGGCCGAGTTCGGCGAGCCCGAGATCCAGTTCCAGTCCGCGCCGCCCTTTGCGATCATGCCCTGGGTCCTGGGCATGAAGAAGACCAAGGAACTGCTGCTCACGGGGGATCGCATCGGCGCCGAAGAAGCGGTGCGCATCGGCCTGGCCAATCGCGTGGTTCCCGCCGCGAACCTGATGCAGGAAGCGCAGCGCCTGGCGCTGAAGCTCGCGATGATCCCGCCGCCCGCCATGCAGCTCAACAAGCAGGGCCTCAACCGCGCCTACGACCTGCGTGGATTCCAGTCGACGGTCGACCTCGGGGCAGAGATCTTCACCCTGGTGCTGATGTCCGAGTCGCAGGAGTCGCGCGACTTCTTCGAGGTCGCGGCAAAGCAGGGCCTGAAGGCCGCTTTCAAGTGGCGCGACGCGCGCTTCGCGCTCGCCGGCGAAACCGTCGCCTAG
- a CDS encoding ABC transporter ATP-binding protein, translating to MTASAKLSVIPSTAPAERGNSAMIEVTGLNKIYRSREGQHIEALKDVSFDIADGEFVTVVGPSGCGKSTLLKILAGTLRRSTGSVKVRQRPIDGPSRDVGVVFQSPVLLPWRTVLENVLVPIEIQRLSMKEYEPRARAYLKLVGLEGFENKYPNELSGGMQQRVGISRGLVHEPAFLLMDEPFGALDAMTRETMNLELLRIWSQSRKTVMLVTHSIPEAVFLADRVIVMSPRPGRISEILHVDLPRPRTLEMINSERFGGYVSAIRKHFHSLGLDA from the coding sequence ATGACTGCATCCGCCAAGCTCAGCGTCATTCCTTCCACTGCGCCGGCCGAGCGCGGCAACAGCGCGATGATCGAGGTCACCGGTCTCAACAAGATCTATCGCAGCCGGGAGGGCCAGCACATCGAGGCCCTCAAGGACGTGAGCTTCGACATCGCCGACGGCGAGTTCGTCACCGTGGTCGGCCCCAGCGGGTGCGGCAAGTCCACGCTGCTGAAGATCCTGGCCGGCACGCTGCGGCGCTCCACCGGCTCGGTCAAGGTGCGCCAGCGTCCGATCGACGGGCCGAGCCGCGACGTCGGCGTGGTCTTCCAGTCGCCCGTGCTGCTGCCATGGCGCACCGTGCTCGAGAACGTGCTGGTGCCGATCGAGATCCAGCGCCTGAGCATGAAGGAGTACGAACCGAGGGCGCGCGCCTACCTCAAGCTCGTCGGACTCGAGGGCTTCGAGAACAAGTACCCGAACGAACTCTCGGGCGGCATGCAGCAGCGCGTGGGCATCAGTCGCGGGCTGGTGCACGAGCCGGCCTTCCTGCTGATGGACGAACCCTTCGGCGCCCTCGATGCCATGACGCGCGAGACCATGAACCTGGAGCTGCTGCGCATCTGGTCGCAGAGCCGCAAGACGGTGATGCTGGTCACCCACAGCATTCCGGAGGCGGTGTTCCTTGCCGATCGCGTCATCGTGATGTCGCCCCGCCCAGGTCGCATCAGCGAGATCCTGCACGTCGACCTGCCGCGCCCGCGTACGCTGGAGATGATCAATTCGGAGCGTTTCGGCGGCTACGTGTCTGCCATCCGCAAGCATTTTCATTCCCTGGGACTCGACGCATGA
- a CDS encoding ABC transporter permease — protein MNTASVAMAAALDDDPAAQRPALAWLGPRPELPLSALLFIVVVGGWELAVRVLGVTPLLLPAPSAVAVALWEGIRNNTFTYHLGVTFYETMAGFVLGAALGLVLGAVIAQFPLVERTLYPYVVAFQTIPKVAIAPLFVIWFGYGMTSKIVITATIAFFPVLANTVAGLRSVPEDQLELLKAFTASRWQVFRMARIPHALPYIFVGLDVSIVLSVIGAIVGEFVGAQAGLGYLILQRTFSMDTAGMFAILILLSAMGLGLHWLVHAVQRKVVFWAEDERRRISGA, from the coding sequence ATGAACACCGCTTCCGTTGCCATGGCCGCGGCGCTGGACGACGATCCGGCCGCACAACGCCCGGCGCTCGCCTGGCTCGGCCCCAGGCCGGAGCTGCCGCTCTCGGCGCTGCTCTTCATCGTGGTGGTCGGCGGCTGGGAGCTGGCGGTGCGCGTGCTCGGCGTCACGCCGCTGCTGCTGCCGGCGCCGTCGGCGGTTGCGGTGGCGCTGTGGGAAGGCATCCGCAACAACACGTTCACCTACCATCTCGGCGTTACCTTCTACGAGACCATGGCGGGCTTCGTTCTCGGTGCCGCCCTGGGCCTGGTGCTGGGCGCCGTGATTGCGCAGTTTCCGCTGGTCGAGCGCACGCTGTATCCCTACGTGGTCGCCTTCCAGACCATTCCCAAGGTCGCCATCGCGCCTCTGTTCGTGATCTGGTTCGGCTACGGCATGACCTCGAAGATCGTGATCACCGCCACGATCGCCTTCTTTCCGGTACTGGCCAACACGGTGGCCGGGCTGCGCTCGGTGCCCGAAGACCAGCTCGAACTTCTGAAAGCCTTCACGGCCTCGCGCTGGCAGGTCTTTCGCATGGCGCGCATTCCCCACGCGCTGCCCTACATCTTCGTGGGGCTCGACGTGTCGATCGTCCTGTCGGTGATCGGCGCCATCGTCGGCGAGTTCGTCGGCGCGCAGGCGGGGCTGGGCTACCTCATCCTGCAGCGCACCTTCTCGATGGACACGGCAGGCATGTTCGCCATCCTCATCCTGTTGTCGGCGATGGGCTTGGGCCTGCATTGGCTCGTGCACGCCGTCCAGCGCAAGGTGGTGTTCTGGGCGGAGGACGAGCGCCGTCGCATTTCGGGCGCCTGA